The genomic DNA tttgtgaTCTTTTAATTATAAGAGTTAAATTAAAAGTGTGGGGGGGGGCTCTAAGCTGTACTTGTTGGACTAATGTGGACATTATTTAAAGAGCAAATCTGGTAGTAAGTTATTTTAATTGGATTCCTTTATCTTTATCTGTGAATAGAATAGTATCCATGTACTTGTTGTATGTGAATTCCAACAACTTTTTACAGTGTGCATTATTCTTAGTTTGCAATTAAATGTTGCAAGTTTAAATTTTTTACTTTTCTCAAGTCAAATTATAAATCCAGAGCTGTTTTTTATGTTTAGCAAAATAAATTGTGAAAAGATCAAACTGCCCTCCCTCGATGCACATCAACTTTACTAGGAAAAATCAATGTGAGGGTTATTTAGTCTTTTCACAGCTTTTTGCTCCGGAAGTTAAAAACAGCCCTGAATTTAACAATTCCCTGGCACAAGTCATTTAAACTCATTATTTCGATGATACCACATTCTATATGCATTACTCTGACACTGTTTGAATGCCCTGAGGCCCTGACCTGTGGAAATGTTTGCTCTTAATGTTAAGATTTTCAAACTCATAAATGGTATATTATGTTACAACACATTTTAGGAACAGTTTTGAATATAGATTTATCACAAAGACTGAATGAGATACTGTCTTTAGGAACATGTAGTTTCAATAATGCAGGACTGCACAACACCTAACATGTAAAGGTAAGGTTAAATAAGACTTTCAAGTTGTCTAATAATATAATTTTTCATCTATCTTGTAACTCTGATCCTAATCATGTTGTCACTTGTCataattcatttaccaaaacatGTGCTTAAAACTATATCACATACAtgcattttaaattttaaattaaggCGTATTTCAGAATTGTTTAGAAGAGGTCAAAAGACTTGTAGCGCATATCAGTTGACTTCAGTAGATGTTGCATTTCTGTTTTTTAACCTCAATTCTTTAGTTGTCTTCAACATTGCTACATTTTATTGTAATAGTTGTTGCTTTTATCTAAATCGTCTCTAACAAATAGTCCATCTCAATGTTGTAGCTTAGTGGCTTAAACAGGCCTATAATGAGTAGTTGTGTGAGGCCCTTGGTACATGCTAAGACAAATCCGCTGGTTCTTTTACATGGTTTTGACAGGTCAGGAATACATTTACACACATTCATATTGTTTTTTTGGTAATTAAGTGCACTTTGATCTTCTGAGATAAATAATTCTCAGTAGTATATTGGTTCTTTTTTCTCAGCTCCTGTTTAGAGTGGAGATACACCTTGCCGTTGCTTGAGGATGCTAATTTGGAAACATGGGCCGTCGACATTCTTGGTTGGGGTTTTTCTGATTTAGGTATGCTTTTTAAGTTTTTGTATTTAACATTGAATCATTATAAGTAATATCAGAAATGcttttaaatcttatcatgttTGATATGTACTTGTACGTATTAGAAAGTCGTCCAGCATGTACTGTGGATTCTAAGCGTGATCATCTTTATCAGGTACATAACTCTCCCCCTCATTAGGTAAGTCATTAAAACCTACATCACACTATTTAAAATGCCTTTTTGTGGAATGGCTAGTCGAATAGTACAGAATAATAGAATATGCATCCATTTCACAGGCCAAATTTACAAGTCATTGCATGGAAGATTTGGTTGATATGAATGCACACTACTTTGCAATTGTTTTTGGAATCTTGAAACACATCAGTATTTCCGTTTTGTAGTTTTGGAAATCCTACATCAAAAGGCCTATGATACTAGTTGGACCAAGCCTTGGAGCAGCTGTTGCAATTGACTTCGCAGTCAACCATCCTGAAGCTGTAAGTTACTATGACCCTGTTGTTAGATTTACCGCAGCATAATTTTTTATTAAAGTGTTTCTATCTTTCTTTCAGGTTGAAAAGCTGATTCTAATTGATGCAAGTGTTTATGCAGAAGGTACAGGAAACCTCGCGAAGTTGCCTAAGGCTGTAGCCTATGCCGGGGTGAGTATATTTCATTGTAACTTATCGGTATACTTGGCAGTCTTTCATAAATTATAGAATTACTCATACATTAATATCTCTTGGCAGGCTTATTTCTTGAAGAGTGTCCTGCTGCGGTTCTATGCAACTAATTTGACTTTCAACGGTATACCTTTTGATACCTGCTTAGATTGGGCTCACGTAAGTACCTACTTACTTGGAACATATAATTGAAAGACTACTTGTGTTTCTGTTCTTTATTGTTCTCATCAGGTTTCCACCTTGCTTTTAGTGCCACGTAATCATTTTCTTATTGTGTTACTAGATTGGACGTTTACATTGTCTGTTACCCTGGTGGGTGGATACGACAGTAGATTTTATAAACAGCGGGGGTTATAATATTCGCAAACTCATAAAACAGGTATGGATTTTTCCATGGCTATAGGATGCACCTCAGTTATGgatttactctcttttcttttcatttcccCCTTCTCATTTTATCTAAACAAGTGCATTTTTATTTTGATTAGTGTTTGTTTTATTGTTATATTTATATAGTTTTATTGAATGATATGTATTCATTCAATAATAAATTTATAGTGTAAATTTATACTTAACAAATGAATTTTATGTTATGTTTTGTAGCCGACTAGCTTGAGTAGTCGAACCTTGAGCTTCTCTcttaataatatattaatataatgTTATATGATTAATTTGCCTAGAATCGGACACTTGTTTCTTTTGTTATGGGATCGAGTCTACAACTACAGACCAAATCAAGTCTCTTACAGTAATTGTAGGCTATAATGCAGTAGCATGTGATGCACAATCTATTGAATATTTCAGATAGCCATTTGTCTATTCTCACAGAGATCTCAATTGTAATTAAAATTGTTTATGTAGATGCTTGCTTTTTGGTATATCAAAAATTGCATAATTATCAGACACAAGTATAGAATTCTGACAACACAAGCACAACCGCAGACACATGTTTATATACACGATTCTAAACCCCGCCAGTTGGCACAACATGCGATCCTTGTAACTTATGACTCAAATCTGATTTTGAACATTCTCCCCTTCCATCTAATACGCAAACAGTTAAGTTATTTCTATTTTGCCTGAACCATGATGTATCCTTCTGCTGCTTGTGCTGTTCTTTTGGCTTGATTCCTCAAGTACTTCTGCACCCACTCTTTTCTTTGTTCTGGGCTTATCTATCACTCTTTCCCCGCTTGCACTTGTTGCTAGCATTGACTTGATTCAGGAGTCTCTTTTCGCTTGATTCCTGAAGTACTTTGCACCCCTCTCTTTTTTGTTCCAGGCTAACCTATCATTCTTTCCCTGCTTGCAGTTGTTGCTAGCTTTGACTTGATTCGGGAATTTCTTTTGGTTTCTAATGTAATGCTTAATGGTTGTCTGGACACGTTGTGTCATACTTAATACCTAGACTTCTATTTAGTTTCCTGATACGGCTGGTTGTTCTCTATATCTAGCACTTTAAGAGTGGGAGAATCTCGTGGTGCAGAAAACGTTGTGGTCAATCTATTCTGTTTTGTGTTTAAAATCCCCTTTGTTCTTAATATAGTGAAAAATATTTTTTCCTGGGCCCTTTTGAGGGACGCCTATTTGACTGAACCAATTTAATTCTTGTGTCTTCTAAGCACTATTGTTATGCACGTACTATAATAAATCAAACGAATTTTTCTTGTGCTGCCTCTCTGAATAGACTTCAATTGTAAAACTATCTCAAACCTCCGAAGTTCTGATTTTACTCGTGAAACTGTTTTTTGTGTTTCGTACCAGTCACTATCCAAAATATGTATCAAGCAAATTATTTTGTCCTGATAACCGTGCATAAGATGTAGAGAGTTTTTGCATTTGTACCTGTTACTTTCATATTTTCATAATCATTCATAGTACAAAGAATCTCTGATGCTTTTGGTGATAGCTACGTCTGTATGTGCACGTGCAGGTAAAGCATGAAACGCTTATCATTTGGGGAGAAGATGACCAAATTATAGACAACAAGCTTGCAGTAGTATGTACTTTCCCTAGTTGTGTATCCTAGTTGCAGTAGGAAAAAATGACATAAATAGCCAATCTTTGaaattttttaatcaaaatagTCATTCCGAAAAAAGTGGCCAATTTTAGCCGATTGAATACTCCCCTGTCAGTTGAgtatcccaatttgtataagatactccactggtagttgggtatttcatatatgggatactccacTGATAGTTCGGTATCTCATATAAAGTGAATACTACACTGACAGTTGGGTATCTCATCGGCTAAAGTTggccaacttttcagaaattggtcatttttgttaattttgtgtaaaaataggctaaatttgtcCGTCACCCTAAGTTATGCATCAAGCTAAAAACCTTTTTAATGGTACATTTACTCATGCTACTTGACTCTGGTTATGCAGAGATTGCACTGTGATCTTGCAAACGCAGTACTGCGTCAAGTACCAGATTGCGGACATATCCCACATGTGGAAAAGCCCTATGAAGCCGCCAAGTTGATTATGGAGTTTGTTAAAGCTGAATGTCATGTACTCACTAGGTAATAGGATAATTTTGATGTCAGGTCATCTGATAGTCTCTGTTAATCTTTTTATAGAATCCCAAGCTAAGTAGGTTTTTGGTCTTTCAGTTTTACTGTTTTTGGGCTTTAGGTCAATGTATAGCCAGCCATGTTCTGAATAAATGTGACCTGGTTTTGTTGTACAGCCTTCTTCAACATGTTTTTCTACTTTGTTTCTTGGCGCTTTTTCTGCAGGACGGTACGGGTGAAAGACAAATTTAGCCAATTTTtagataaaattaacaaaaatgacCAATTTGTAAAAAGTTGGCCAACTTTAGGCCGATGAGATATCCAATTATCAATCAGTGAAGTATTCACTTTATATGAGATGCGCAACTGTCAGGTGGGGTATCTCATATATGAAATACCTAACTACATATATGAAATACCTAACTACCGATGGAGTATCTtacaaattgggatacccaaTTGACAGTAGAGTATTTAATCGGCTTAAATTGGCCATTTTTTTCAGAATGactatttttgttaatttttttaaaaaatcagctatttttgtcatttttctATCTTTACCTGGTTTTCTTTTGTTTGAAATGTACAGTCTCCTGTAATGATATCCAGTGCCTGTTGAAACTTACACTTGGTAGTGTATGCCCAGCCGAAGAAGTGAGCCAAATAATCAAGGAAGACGATGGCTAAAGATCACTCGTTTTTTTCTCAAAAATACGGCTCTAAACCATCTTGTTAGAATATACAGAGGTTTTAGAAGAACGGGTAACTTAAGACACCTTCTCAAGTGATAAAATCGATATATGTCcataatattataaatttaaaactCCGGCCACCAAACTGCTATAACGGGTAAAGGTCAACTCCATTACCGTTTTGGAATCAATAAGTAAGGATAAATAAATAGAAAGATGACAATTACTAAATTGATAAAAAGATTAAAAGATACATAACCTTTTGGAATCagtaataataaataaaataaataaataaataaataaataaataggggACCAAATAGAAAGTAAGAATCTGAATATGTCAATGATAAAATCAATGTTATCTTATAATACGGCAACATGCTTATATTAGTAACCAGTACGGCATCTTTAAGTTGGCCATGGCAATTGGCAACCAATATAATGCCTAGGAACTATCACTGTTTTCTTGTTCTTGTTTGGTATATGGCCTGAAATATGTGCGGAAAAGTCAAACGACAAATAAAGAATAGACGGAATAATGTTCAACATATACAGAAGTAGATTTTATAAACATTTCCACTCTCTTCCTCTATAAAGATGGTATCCATCCATTCAATAAACACTGACACATTAAGAAACTTGAAACATGGTGAAATTTCGAAGTTTTGTTGATGTTGCTTTGGCTGTTGCACTAATGGTGGTACTATTACTTGTCAAGACTAGTAGCTTGAAAACTAATGATGCTAATACTAATATTAGTAGAGCATGTTTTCCGGAGGGTTTTACATTTGGAACTTCCTCTGCAGCTTACCAGGTTAGCTCATTTTCGATGATTCTGTTCTCTGTTAAGTTATTGGTTCTTCTAAAACGTAATTTCAAGGGTCGGATATATGTTAAGTTTGTAACTTGCAGCATTAATGATTGATGAATGTGTTTTCAGTATGAAGGAGCAGTGAAGGAGGGTGGAAGGGGACTATCCATCTGGGACACATTTGCACATACATTTGGTAAATTTTTCCGAGATCTATGAAACTTTGCTCATACAAATGCGATGTTCAATGATTTGAACTTGAAGTGACAATGATGGTAACAACACTGCAGGAAAGATAACCGATGGAAGTACTGGTGATGTAGCTGTGAACCAGTATCATCTGTACAACGTAAGCCCGTGTACTCTAATTGTTTTCAGTAGAACTGAACACATTTTTAACTACCAGGCACAATATGTTATATTTACTTTAACACTGATGTGCCTGTAATAGGAAGATATTAAACTTATGAAATATATGGGAATGGATGCTTATCGGTTTTCCATCTCGTGGTCTAGGATTTTTCCCAGTAAGCATCTTCAACCTCTTCTCATGTGCTAAAAAACAtgttttgaatttttaaaatacGAAAGTCTAAAGCATTTCCCATGGGAGTTCTTCGGTAAATTTTCTTATTCAGTGCTTCTCTCTTTCAGATGGAACTGGGAAAATCAATCAAGCTGGAGTTGATCATTATAATCATTTCATTGATGCTTTGTTAGCCAATGGTACTCGGAACATCACATGTCAATCATAGTCAAATTAAGCTCCTCTGATTAAAATTCACCGACAAATTCTGGTATTTTTTCCTAGGAATTGAACCATATGTTACCCTTTACCATTGGGATCTTCCTCAAGCCCTGGAAGACAAATACCAAGGTTGGCTCAGCTCCCAAATAATGTAAGTAAAATATATTCTTAAGCGTTGTTTTGAAGTAAGCATGAAATCATATTACAATTTTCCAGGTGTGGTAAAATCAGAAGATAATTGTTTTTTTGCAGTAATGACTTCGCGACATATGCTGAGACCTGCTTCCAGGAATTTGGTGACAGGGTGAAGCACTGGATAACTTTCAATGAGCCCCATATTTTTTCCATAACAGGCTATGATTTAGGATTCCTGGCACCAGGAAGATGCTCCCTTTTTAACCAATCGCGCTGCAAGGAAGGAAATTCTGCAACTGAGCCTTACATTGTTGGTCACCACATTCTACTTGCTCATGGAACCGCCACAAATATTTATAGGAAAATGTACAAGGTACATATGACTGATTACAGTTTTTTACTGCTGTGATAAGTTGATTCTGCTTGACATATATTTTTGCACTTAAATTCATGACAGTCTTCTGCATGTATGTGAATATTCTTGACCTCTTTAGTTATCTTTTCTAACAGCAAGAACAAAATGGAATAGTGGGAATAGCATTTGATACTTCTTGGTATGAACCAATAACAAACTCTACAGAGGACATAGAAGCTGCAGGACGAGCAATGGAGTTTAACTTGGGTTGGTAAGAATTTTCACCTGTAATTTTCTAGTTTCAAGGCAACCAGGGAACAGGTGATTTAGAGTGCATAGGCTAAGTTGTTGTAAATTTTTAAATACTAAACTTATCCTCATGCTTAAGTGCTTTGCTAAAATTAGCACAAATCAATGATTTTACATGCATTGAATCATTATCCCCTCAGTTTCGTTGTTCATTACAACTTAACCTGCACGAGTGCAGGTTTGTCGATCCCTTGATGTTTGGTGACTATCCAAGCTCAATGAGAAGTAGAGTAGGAAGTCGATTACCAAAATTTGGTGAAGCTGAATCCACTCTTCTCAAGGGCAGCCTTGATTTTGTGGGCATAAATCACTACACAACAATGTATGCCGCGAATGGTTCTGCAGAAACCAACGACTCAATGGCAGACAATGGTGCCATTACTCAGCGTATGTTATTTATGTGTAGCACTTTTACATTGACATCCTATTATTCATAGACTCTTCTATCATCTTTTATTGTTATACTTGGTAGTACAtaacaagtacacaagccatatCATTTTTTTTCATCATTATCTTAACTCATTGATATTCTATATTCTTTTCCAGCATTCAAAGACGGAAAACCTATTGGTGATCGGGTAACTGATCTATCATCATTACAGAAATAACTTATAAAGACTACGATACAGTTTCCAATTTGTGTAATGAAATATTCAGCTTCGTTGTTTTGAAATGCAGGCCAATTCGATATGGTTGTACATAGTACCTCGGGGAATGAGAAGTCTTCTGAATTATGTGAAGACGAGATATGGGAATCCCTTAGTCATAATAACTGAAAATGGTAAAACTGGTTACTCAATAAAACTCTGCAGAACAAGATTGGATTTGGAAAAAAAAAACCAATCTTTAATTTTCTTCCCCTTTTCTAAATGTTCATGCTAGGTATGGATGATGCAAATAACTCATCTATTCCAATTAAGGATGCGCTGAAGGATGAGAAAAGGATCAAATACCATAACGATTACTTGACAAACGTGCTTGCAGCTATCACGTAAGCCAATTCACTGCCTAGTAGACATGTTAAATCTGCTAATGTCATTAGTAAATGAAGATACTTAAAAAATCTGACTAAGCCTTGAAATTTACAGGGAAGATGGATGTAATGTGAAAGGATACTTCGCTTGGTCTCTCTTGGATAACTTTGAATGGACATCTGGATTCAGTACAAGGTTCGGTCTGTATTACGTTGATTACCATGACAAGCTGAGAAGATATGCAAAGGACTCAGCTTATTGGTTTAAGAGATTCTTGGCTCCAAATTAGTTTAACTAAGCTTAAAGCAATCGTAAAATCAAACATTAAAGATTCTAAAAATATCTTTTCCAGAACTTTGCAATACTACTGTGCATCTGTGGCTTTGCATTAAGTTCCCTTTAGAACTTAACAAAACAAGTCTGACATGATTCTTGATTTATTATTTGACGAAATGAACTAAAGGGTTATATTGATAAAAAtgttggtaaaaaaaatatattgttGCAAATTACTCACATGCCTTCCTAGTAGTTTATATGTATTGATAATGAGATATAAACAGCATGAACCAGATGGAAATAAACCAAAACTTTTCGATGATTTGGTTCCTTCTTTAACTTATCAGGAAAAAAGATAAATGAGTATTAATCCTGCTTTTTCAGAAGATCTTCGATTACATAACAATAAGAAACTAAAAGTTTTTCTCATGATTCATCAGCTAAATTAAAATAGGGAAAGGTGCAAATTTCAACAAAAAATTTTGCAACAACTTCTAAGAATCGAAAAACCAGCATCTAGTAACTATCTCCTGCAATAGAAATTCAATTTACATTATTGCTCTGCGAAATGTTGGCCTTTTAGGCTAGATTATCGTCTCAGGTTTTGGTTTCCCATCTATCGACCAAGTGTGAGATATCCATATGGCTTATAGGAAAACCATGACCAAAGATTTATTTTTCTGCAGAGATAGTGCTCTGATTCCTAAGACTATGTACTCTGCTGAAACTTAACAGGCACTTAAAAGATGAACAGATCCTCTAATCGGATAGAATGACCCAAAGTTGCATAGGAAACTAACAGCGTAGCTAGTAAGTCCTGCGTTGGAACCAATTGTAATCAGGTAAGAAAATGTTCTGGGGATCCCCTGTGGCTGCTAGTACAATATCCTGCAACAACGGAAAGCAAAAGTTTAGGAGCTGAGCGAAGGACCTTAGGGTCTGCACAAGCACATATAGAAGATCCTAAGATCATTATTAAGTTTGTAAATTAGTGAATGACACGAGGAAATGAGAACAGTTTGGTGCAGAACTTCTTGACAGCAAACAAAACTAAAAGCCCATCGAACAAAGAATATTAGGGAGTGAACCATAACGAAAGGACTAATACTGGAAACTCATTGTTGTTAGATAACACGTAAATGGAAACAAGAAAGAAGCGCTCTGCACTACTGCTGTCTAGTTCTACGAAGATGTAGGTGAAGCTCATTACGTAACAGAATCATATTACTTGTATGTTAGAAACATAGAAAGTTTACCTGCTTGCTGAAGAAATACTCTTATTAAGAATGTGCCAGCTCATAACACAATATACCAAGGCCTTATAAGTACTATTGTTCTGCATGTACTGTTATTAATCAAACGGATTTTTACTGTTTTTGGTCTTTAGGTCAATGTATAGCCATGTTCTGAATAAATGTGACCTGGTTTTAATGTACAGCCTTCTTCGACATGTTATTATACCTGGTATTCTTTGTGATTCTTTCTGCAGAAGGACATGTCTATTTATTTTTGCCTGGTTTTCTTTGGCTTTAAATGTACAGTCTCCTGTAATCAAATCTAAAGCCTATTGAAACTTACACTTAGTACTGTATGCCCAGCAGAGGAAGCTAGCCATAGAATTAGAGAAAAAGGTGGCAAATGACCACTTTTCTGATTAAAAAAAACCATCATAGGGTGAAGTTCAGCTATCATTTTGCAATTTGCTCTATAAAATAAGAATATTAGATTCTGTTTCAGAATTCTCGATTATAATCACCTGGTACTAAATTTAGATAGATAAATGACaactaaatttataaaaaaagataAATAAGTTTTTCCAATGACAAACTGAAAAGAGAGGTTCAGAAGCCAGAACATACATCAATAATGAActagttaaataaataaatagaggACAAAATCGAAAGCAAGAATCTGAATATGTCACTAATAAAATCGATGTTTATAACTTATAATATCGCAACATGCCTGTAACAATAACTGGTACAGCACGTGAAGTTGGCCGTGACAATTGCCAACCACATACTGCCAATGCCATAAGACAATGCCTAGGAACTATCCAGGATATATTGTTCTGTTTTCTTGTTCTTGTTTGGAACAAGGTTAGATACTTCACAGGATCTATGAAAGTAGTATAAATTCTGTCGGAACATTACCTGattttttgttgtttgtttttaCGTTTTAGATTGCGTACATCCTGCCTTACTCAGTTACTCTTACTACTCTTACTCTTACTTGAAATATGGTGAAATTTAGAAACTGTGTTGATATTGGTTTGGTTGTACTAATGGTGATACTATTACTTGTCAAG from Apium graveolens cultivar Ventura chromosome 5, ASM990537v1, whole genome shotgun sequence includes the following:
- the LOC141659487 gene encoding alpha/beta hydrolase domain-containing protein VTE7-like; protein product: MLVMVPPTGGIAPPASKHLLTGRRRVEVVSVADSSISFPWFIPKEVEKVKDIHARKMASRMQRLPVQLSGLNRPIMSSCVRPLVHAKTNPLVLLHGFDSSCLEWRYTLPLLEDANLETWAVDILGWGFSDLESRPACTVDSKRDHLYQFWKSYIKRPMILVGPSLGAAVAIDFAVNHPEAVEKLILIDASVYAEGTGNLAKLPKAVAYAGAYFLKSVLLRFYATNLTFNGIPFDTCLDWAHIGRLHCLLPWWVDTTVDFINSGGYNIRKLIKQVKHETLIIWGEDDQIIDNKLAVRLHCDLANAVLRQVPDCGHIPHVEKPYEAAKLIMEFVKAECHVLTR
- the LOC141659485 gene encoding beta-glucosidase 6-like; translation: MVKFRSFVDVALAVALMVVLLLVKTSSLKTNDANTNISRACFPEGFTFGTSSAAYQYEGAVKEGGRGLSIWDTFAHTFGKITDGSTGDVAVNQYHLYNEDIKLMKYMGMDAYRFSISWSRIFPNGTGKINQAGVDHYNHFIDALLANGIEPYVTLYHWDLPQALEDKYQGWLSSQIINDFATYAETCFQEFGDRVKHWITFNEPHIFSITGYDLGFLAPGRCSLFNQSRCKEGNSATEPYIVGHHILLAHGTATNIYRKMYKQEQNGIVGIAFDTSWYEPITNSTEDIEAAGRAMEFNLGWFVDPLMFGDYPSSMRSRVGSRLPKFGEAESTLLKGSLDFVGINHYTTMYAANGSAETNDSMADNGAITQPFKDGKPIGDRANSIWLYIVPRGMRSLLNYVKTRYGNPLVIITENGMDDANNSSIPIKDALKDEKRIKYHNDYLTNVLAAITEDGCNVKGYFAWSLLDNFEWTSGFSTRFGLYYVDYHDKLRRYAKDSAYWFKRFLAPN